A genome region from Lactobacillus sp. ESL0791 includes the following:
- the rsgA gene encoding ribosome small subunit-dependent GTPase A, giving the protein MSKETQGIVVGLIAGFYDVQTHAGVIRTRARGNFRNNGQKPVVGDQVQIRIDKGMGYLTAILPRFNLIGRPAVANVSHVLLVMSAVQPDFSLQLLDRFLTFFAWKKVPVCIYLSKSDLLPAIKVAAVKKLLAYYQQIGYPIFADWQALSGKIPQIIGRDQIWTLAGQSGAGKSTLINHLKKGLKQETAAISTSLNRGKHTTRTVQLFPLANGFLADTPGFSAIDLTPIKLTELATYFVEFKRASSKCKFRGCQHLQEPGCEVKRLVESGEIMQSRYDDYLLMREEISAGRIPEYLKKRGKK; this is encoded by the coding sequence ATGAGTAAAGAAACGCAAGGAATCGTTGTTGGCCTAATTGCTGGTTTTTATGATGTCCAGACGCATGCAGGCGTTATCAGAACCCGGGCCCGCGGCAATTTTCGCAATAATGGTCAAAAACCGGTGGTTGGCGATCAGGTTCAGATTAGGATTGATAAAGGCATGGGTTATTTGACAGCAATTTTACCCCGATTCAATCTGATTGGGCGGCCCGCGGTTGCCAACGTCAGCCACGTCTTATTGGTGATGTCAGCTGTGCAGCCGGACTTTTCATTGCAGCTGCTCGACCGTTTCCTGACATTTTTTGCTTGGAAAAAAGTGCCGGTATGCATTTATCTGTCGAAGAGTGATTTACTGCCCGCGATAAAAGTTGCAGCAGTCAAGAAATTACTGGCATATTACCAGCAAATTGGCTATCCGATTTTTGCTGACTGGCAGGCCTTGTCTGGAAAAATTCCCCAAATAATTGGTAGGGACCAAATCTGGACGTTGGCCGGGCAATCCGGTGCAGGCAAGTCGACCTTGATCAATCATTTGAAAAAGGGGCTTAAGCAGGAGACAGCAGCAATTTCCACGAGTTTAAACCGGGGCAAGCACACGACCAGAACTGTGCAGCTCTTTCCTCTCGCTAACGGTTTTTTGGCCGACACTCCTGGCTTTTCGGCGATTGACTTGACACCGATTAAACTGACTGAGCTAGCGACCTACTTTGTGGAGTTCAAACGTGCCAGCAGCAAGTGCAAATTCCGCGGTTGCCAGCACCTGCAGGAACCGGGTTGCGAGGTTAAGCGGCTGGTTGAAAGCGGCGAAATCATGCAAAGCCGCTACGACGACTATCTGCTGATGAGAGAAGAAATTAGCGCGGGAAGAATTCCCGAATACTTAAAAAAGCGAGGTAAAAAATGA
- the rpe gene encoding ribulose-phosphate 3-epimerase has protein sequence MIIAPSILNADNLNLQKDIKQAITAGISRFHIDIMDGHFVPNLSYGPELVSDFRQEFPASQLEIHLMSDKPDVLVPAFVKAGADMVELHYEAMDEDELNHWLDYLRQNQVNAGLVLNPDTPVTVLEKFMSKLDQVLLMTVYPGFGGQKFIPESRERIAQAVKLLKMADKKIPLEVDGGINGETAGLAKAAGAEIFVAGSYIFKNGNIAGQIKELEAILK, from the coding sequence ATGATCATTGCACCATCAATTTTAAATGCAGATAATTTAAATTTGCAGAAAGATATTAAGCAGGCGATTACAGCTGGTATCAGCCGTTTTCACATTGACATTATGGACGGGCACTTTGTGCCTAACCTGTCATATGGCCCGGAGTTAGTCAGTGATTTCCGGCAGGAATTTCCTGCTAGTCAGCTGGAGATTCACCTAATGAGTGACAAACCGGATGTTTTGGTTCCGGCTTTTGTCAAAGCGGGTGCGGATATGGTTGAATTGCACTACGAGGCAATGGATGAGGATGAACTTAATCACTGGCTTGATTATTTAAGGCAAAACCAGGTCAATGCTGGGTTAGTATTAAATCCGGATACACCGGTGACCGTTTTAGAAAAGTTTATGTCTAAGCTGGATCAGGTTTTGTTGATGACCGTTTATCCTGGTTTTGGCGGACAAAAGTTTATACCGGAATCACGTGAGAGAATTGCCCAGGCGGTTAAGCTCTTGAAAATGGCTGACAAGAAAATTCCGCTGGAAGTTGACGGTGGAATTAACGGTGAAACGGCTGGATTAGCAAAGGCAGCAGGAGCAGAAATATTTGTTGCTGGTTCGTATATTTTTAAAAACGGCAATATTGCCGGACAGATTAAAGAGTTGGAAGCAATCCTTAAATGA
- a CDS encoding thiamine diphosphokinase, whose protein sequence is MKAYALLGGPKTEWPKDIEKKLRAAQNNGELLIGVDRGCLLLEEMGLIPDLAVGDFDSLRNTELAQVEKQIPDIRYSLPEKDFTDSELMVRYAFKEYRVETLTLYGATGGRLDHLLINLLLAVDPEVRPYAERLRIIDQQNFLTFYDAGKHKIIKREPFNYFGFASLTAVKNLNLSKAKYNLADYSKDYPFSFSSNEFLPGCDYFELDVEKGLVAVVQCKDIDRYQKV, encoded by the coding sequence ATGAAAGCATACGCATTATTAGGCGGCCCTAAAACTGAGTGGCCTAAAGACATTGAAAAGAAGTTAAGGGCGGCTCAGAATAATGGTGAGCTATTGATTGGTGTGGATCGTGGCTGCCTGCTGTTAGAAGAAATGGGACTGATACCTGATCTAGCTGTTGGCGATTTCGATTCACTTAGAAATACAGAATTGGCGCAAGTTGAAAAGCAAATACCTGATATTCGCTATTCGTTACCTGAAAAAGATTTTACTGATTCAGAATTAATGGTTAGATATGCTTTTAAGGAGTATCGTGTGGAAACATTAACTCTATATGGAGCAACTGGCGGCCGCCTTGACCATCTGTTGATCAATTTACTGTTGGCAGTTGATCCTGAGGTTCGTCCTTATGCAGAAAGACTCAGGATAATTGATCAGCAAAATTTCCTTACTTTTTATGATGCAGGTAAACATAAAATAATTAAAAGGGAACCATTTAATTATTTTGGCTTTGCTAGCCTGACAGCAGTCAAAAATTTGAATCTTAGTAAGGCTAAGTATAATTTGGCAGACTATTCAAAAGATTATCCGTTTTCTTTTAGTTCAAATGAGTTTTTGCCGGGTTGTGATTATTTTGAATTAGACGTAGAAAAGGGTTTAGTGGCTGTGGTTCAATGTAAAGATATTGATCGGTACCAAAAAGTGTAA
- the rpmB gene encoding 50S ribosomal protein L28, which yields MAKDYITGKKTTFGNTRSHSLNSARRTWKPNLQKVRILVDGKPKRVWVSTKTLKSGKVTRA from the coding sequence ATGGCAAAAGATTATATTACAGGTAAAAAGACCACTTTTGGTAACACTCGCTCCCACTCATTAAACTCAGCGCGGCGCACATGGAAGCCAAACCTTCAAAAAGTTCGCATTCTTGTTGATGGTAAGCCAAAGCGTGTATGGGTATCAACCAAGACTCTGAAGTCTGGTAAGGTAACCCGTGCCTAA
- a CDS encoding Asp23/Gls24 family envelope stress response protein has product MAVKIKTKDGLIDISNGVIATVVGSAATSNYGVVGMASKNAIRDGFDGILNRANYKRGVVVKSEDNEITVDVYIIIGYGLKISEVSRNVQNSVKFNLKNQLGINTKAVNVIVQNVKVLDE; this is encoded by the coding sequence ATGGCTGTTAAAATCAAAACGAAAGATGGTTTGATTGATATTTCAAACGGAGTAATTGCTACGGTTGTCGGCAGTGCTGCGACATCCAATTATGGGGTTGTCGGGATGGCATCGAAAAATGCAATTCGTGATGGCTTTGATGGTATTCTTAACCGGGCCAACTATAAGCGCGGCGTTGTTGTTAAGTCAGAAGATAATGAAATTACGGTTGATGTTTACATTATTATTGGTTATGGCTTAAAAATTTCGGAAGTTAGCCGCAATGTCCAAAATAGTGTCAAGTTTAATTTGAAGAATCAGCTGGGAATTAATACTAAGGCCGTTAATGTCATCGTGCAAAATGTGAAGGTACTTGACGAATAA
- a CDS encoding DAK2 domain-containing protein codes for MVLKEIDSKKFRDMVRVATHRIGRNAEFVNSLNVFPVPDGDTGTNMNLTIESGAKAVAENPSTKVGDLTESLSKGMLMGARGNSGVISSQLFRGFYKATQGMNTLNAQELANAFTNGVATAYKAVMKPVEGTILTVARVAAQEGANKANETDDVEAVMKAIVEGAKKSLKTTPDLLPVLKQVGVVDSGGQGLLFIYEGFLEGILGENFADQYQPDAGEMDEMINAMHHQSVQSQLATQDIKNGYCTEIMVDLTADVPNKQPFNLEEFRKHLSSLGDSLLAVSDDEVAKVHIHTEHPGSVFQYGKQFGQLGKIKIDNMRIQHETIVNSNDEKQDSVDFAVIAVASGNGIRKLFESEGVNRIISGGQTMNPSTQDIIDAIKKSGAKKAIVLPNNGNIVMAAKQAAEVSDIPVGIVPTKTISQGLTAMLSFDADSSVDDNVKNMTEDLETVVSGEVTQANRDTVINEVEVHKNDYLGIVDGDIRVDDPDLIAATVKMVGKMLDEDSEIITIMFGRDANKDQAEQVQAQLEKKYDGLEFEIHDGGQPVYHFLVSVE; via the coding sequence TTGGTTTTAAAAGAAATAGATAGTAAAAAGTTTAGAGATATGGTGCGGGTTGCCACCCACAGGATCGGCAGAAACGCGGAATTTGTTAACTCACTGAATGTTTTTCCCGTTCCCGATGGTGATACCGGAACTAATATGAATTTGACTATTGAAAGCGGCGCAAAGGCTGTTGCCGAAAATCCAAGTACCAAAGTCGGCGATTTGACCGAAAGTCTGTCTAAAGGGATGCTGATGGGTGCCCGCGGTAACAGCGGTGTTATTTCGTCACAGCTCTTTCGCGGCTTCTACAAGGCAACCCAAGGAATGAATACCCTGAATGCGCAGGAATTGGCTAATGCTTTTACTAATGGAGTAGCAACTGCTTATAAGGCAGTGATGAAGCCCGTTGAAGGGACGATTTTGACGGTTGCGCGGGTTGCTGCCCAGGAAGGTGCCAATAAGGCTAACGAGACTGATGATGTTGAGGCCGTGATGAAGGCCATTGTAGAGGGTGCCAAAAAGTCCTTGAAGACAACGCCAGATTTGCTGCCTGTATTAAAGCAGGTTGGGGTGGTTGATTCCGGCGGTCAAGGTCTGCTCTTTATCTATGAGGGCTTTCTTGAAGGAATTTTGGGTGAAAACTTTGCTGACCAATACCAGCCCGATGCCGGTGAAATGGATGAAATGATTAACGCCATGCACCACCAGTCCGTTCAAAGCCAGCTGGCAACCCAAGATATTAAGAACGGTTACTGTACAGAAATCATGGTAGATTTGACGGCAGATGTGCCTAACAAACAGCCGTTCAACCTTGAAGAATTCCGTAAGCACCTGTCAAGCTTAGGTGATTCATTATTAGCGGTATCTGATGATGAAGTTGCTAAGGTTCATATTCATACTGAACATCCGGGTTCGGTTTTCCAGTACGGCAAGCAGTTTGGGCAATTGGGTAAAATCAAAATTGATAACATGCGGATTCAGCATGAAACAATCGTCAACAGCAATGATGAAAAACAAGACAGTGTTGACTTTGCCGTGATTGCTGTTGCTTCGGGCAACGGTATTCGCAAACTGTTTGAAAGCGAGGGTGTTAACCGCATTATTTCCGGCGGGCAGACGATGAATCCGTCGACGCAGGATATCATTGATGCGATTAAGAAGTCCGGTGCCAAGAAGGCAATTGTTTTGCCAAATAACGGCAACATTGTCATGGCTGCCAAACAGGCCGCTGAGGTTAGCGATATTCCCGTGGGAATTGTGCCGACCAAGACGATTTCCCAGGGATTAACTGCGATGCTTTCGTTTGATGCCGACAGTTCCGTTGATGATAATGTTAAAAACATGACGGAAGACCTGGAAACAGTCGTTTCTGGAGAAGTTACTCAGGCCAACCGTGATACCGTGATTAATGAGGTTGAGGTTCATAAAAATGATTACCTGGGTATTGTTGATGGTGATATCAGGGTTGATGATCCTGATTTGATTGCAGCAACGGTTAAAATGGTGGGAAAGATGCTCGATGAAGATTCGGAAATCATTACCATTATGTTCGGCCGGGATGCAAACAAGGATCAGGCAGAGCAGGTGCAGGCGCAGTTGGAAAAGAAGTATGATGGTCTTGAATTCGAGATTCATGATGGCGGGCAACCGGTGTATCATTTCTTAGTTTCTGTTGAATAA
- the recG gene encoding ATP-dependent DNA helicase RecG, translating to MAIADLFAPITDLKGVGTKTAANFASLGIYSIYDLLFYFPFRYDELQTLPLDQVMDGQKVMLKGIVATDAFVSRLGYKKSRLSFKMRIDHEVIMVNFFNQPWLRQKIAVGREVAVYGKYNVARQSLSGFKFVAAKENDSGMAPVYPVNRHVRQKKLVELINQAITDFLPDICDVVPEKVRQKYRLLSDQITVYRMHHPKNTQEAKLAKRSAIFREFFIFETELALLTSSNAHNGKGIAKDYDLAEVNKLTKLLPFELSADQKQVVNEIFADLHSSKQMRRLLQGDVGSGKTVVAVYAIYAAITAGYQAALMVPTEILASQHFKKIDDLLRPLGVRTALLTGTTKALERREIYQELTDGTINVVIGTHALIQDKVIFKKLGLVIIDEQHRFGVGQRQALINKGNQPDILVMTATPIPRTLALTVYGDMAVSEIRHLPSGRKPIISAWKTSNQMDEVYSLMRKQLAQGFQIYAVTPLITESEALDLKNAEELYAKLTHDFPEQRVVLLHGQMPGNKKDEIMGQFAAGEINILVATSVIEVGVDVANANMMVIYNADRFGISQLHQLRGRIGRGQTQSYCIFLADPKTDSGKARMKVVSATSDGFKLAEEDLKMRGEGDLFGKAQSGLPEFKVGNVVNDYNTLRVAQQVAKDLVAQDPLLQKKSNNSLKQVLKYKQLAQERT from the coding sequence ATGGCGATTGCAGACTTATTTGCGCCTATTACCGATTTAAAAGGTGTCGGAACTAAAACTGCAGCCAATTTTGCCAGTCTGGGCATTTACAGCATTTATGATCTATTGTTTTACTTTCCGTTTCGTTATGATGAATTACAAACCTTACCGCTCGACCAAGTCATGGATGGTCAAAAGGTAATGCTCAAGGGAATTGTGGCGACCGATGCGTTTGTCAGCCGTCTCGGGTATAAAAAAAGCCGCCTCAGTTTTAAAATGCGGATTGACCATGAAGTTATCATGGTCAATTTTTTTAATCAGCCATGGTTAAGGCAAAAGATTGCGGTTGGCAGGGAAGTTGCGGTTTATGGCAAATATAACGTCGCCCGGCAGAGCTTATCTGGGTTTAAGTTTGTTGCTGCAAAAGAAAATGATAGCGGCATGGCGCCGGTTTATCCGGTTAACCGGCATGTACGGCAAAAAAAACTTGTTGAGTTAATCAATCAGGCAATTACTGATTTTTTGCCGGATATCTGTGATGTGGTTCCCGAGAAAGTGCGGCAAAAGTATCGTCTCCTGTCGGATCAAATAACGGTTTACCGCATGCACCATCCCAAAAATACACAAGAAGCAAAGCTGGCCAAAAGGAGCGCAATTTTCCGCGAATTTTTCATTTTTGAAACGGAATTGGCCCTTTTAACCAGCAGCAATGCTCACAATGGCAAGGGGATCGCAAAAGATTATGATCTGGCGGAGGTTAATAAATTAACTAAACTTCTGCCGTTTGAATTATCTGCCGACCAAAAGCAGGTAGTTAACGAAATTTTTGCAGATCTGCATTCATCAAAGCAGATGCGTCGTCTCTTACAGGGAGATGTCGGTTCCGGCAAAACGGTGGTTGCCGTTTATGCTATCTACGCCGCAATTACCGCTGGTTACCAGGCAGCCCTGATGGTACCAACCGAAATTTTGGCCAGTCAGCATTTTAAGAAAATTGATGACTTGCTTCGTCCCTTAGGTGTGCGGACAGCCCTGCTGACAGGAACAACCAAGGCACTTGAGCGGCGGGAAATTTATCAAGAGCTGACTGACGGAACCATTAATGTGGTGATCGGGACACACGCTCTGATTCAGGATAAAGTTATTTTTAAAAAATTAGGGCTGGTGATCATTGATGAACAGCACCGCTTTGGTGTGGGGCAGCGCCAGGCCTTGATTAATAAGGGCAACCAGCCGGATATCCTGGTCATGACGGCGACGCCGATTCCGCGCACTCTTGCTTTGACTGTCTATGGCGACATGGCAGTATCCGAAATTCGTCATCTGCCTTCCGGTCGCAAGCCGATCATTTCGGCATGGAAAACCAGCAATCAAATGGATGAAGTTTATTCCTTGATGAGGAAACAGTTGGCCCAAGGTTTTCAAATTTATGCCGTTACCCCGCTGATTACGGAATCTGAGGCACTGGACCTAAAAAATGCGGAAGAGCTTTATGCCAAATTGACCCATGATTTTCCTGAGCAAAGGGTCGTGCTGCTGCACGGACAGATGCCGGGGAATAAAAAAGACGAAATTATGGGGCAATTTGCGGCCGGTGAAATCAATATTTTGGTTGCAACCAGCGTGATTGAGGTTGGCGTTGATGTGGCTAATGCCAACATGATGGTTATCTATAATGCCGATCGTTTTGGCATCAGCCAGCTGCATCAGCTGCGTGGCCGGATTGGCCGGGGACAAACACAGAGCTACTGTATTTTTCTGGCTGATCCCAAAACCGATTCGGGTAAAGCCCGCATGAAGGTTGTTTCCGCAACCAGCGATGGTTTTAAATTAGCCGAAGAAGATTTAAAAATGCGCGGAGAAGGTGATTTGTTCGGCAAGGCCCAGTCGGGCCTGCCTGAGTTCAAGGTAGGCAACGTGGTTAACGATTACAATACGTTGCGGGTGGCTCAACAGGTTGCCAAGGATTTGGTAGCCCAAGATCCCCTGTTGCAAAAAAAATCGAACAATTCTCTTAAACAGGTGCTAAAATATAAACAATTGGCACAAGAACGAACATAG
- the plsX gene encoding phosphate acyltransferase PlsX, whose protein sequence is MKTIAIDTMGGENAPEAIVAAVLKAKDELKKTKFILFGDEAQIKKLLPKEELDDRIQVVATTQLIMDDDEPVKAIRAKKDSSMVAAAQFVKEGKADAILSLGNTGALLACGIFIIGRIKGIARPGLMPTLPVKNSDDGFNMIDVGANAKTKPEYLLQWAEMAAYYAEKVRGIANPRVMLLNNGSEYDKGDDTHQAAYNLLKESGLNFTGNIEGNELLLGKADVVVTDGFTGNAILKNIEGTSSVLLHLLKDSLLNSGLKAKVGALLIKDALKGIISKFDTAKYGGAVLLGVNAPVVKTHGRSDERAIYFTLKQIDKILQEKIIDQFKLQFAKIK, encoded by the coding sequence ATGAAAACAATTGCGATTGACACAATGGGCGGTGAAAACGCCCCAGAGGCAATAGTTGCGGCTGTCTTAAAGGCAAAGGATGAGCTTAAGAAAACCAAATTTATTTTATTTGGTGATGAAGCACAAATAAAAAAGTTATTGCCAAAAGAAGAACTTGATGACCGAATACAGGTGGTTGCCACGACGCAGCTGATTATGGATGATGATGAACCCGTCAAGGCAATTCGGGCAAAGAAGGATTCATCAATGGTTGCAGCGGCTCAGTTTGTGAAGGAAGGGAAAGCCGATGCAATTTTATCTTTAGGCAATACCGGTGCTCTTCTTGCCTGTGGCATTTTTATTATCGGCCGCATCAAGGGAATAGCGCGGCCGGGTTTAATGCCGACCTTGCCGGTAAAAAATTCGGATGATGGCTTTAATATGATTGATGTTGGTGCTAATGCCAAGACCAAGCCGGAATACCTGCTGCAGTGGGCTGAGATGGCTGCCTATTATGCGGAAAAGGTACGCGGAATTGCTAATCCGCGGGTTATGCTGCTAAATAATGGTTCCGAATACGATAAGGGCGATGATACTCACCAGGCTGCTTATAATCTGCTGAAAGAGAGCGGGCTTAATTTTACCGGTAATATTGAGGGTAACGAATTACTGCTGGGTAAAGCGGACGTCGTTGTCACCGATGGTTTTACCGGTAATGCCATCCTGAAAAATATTGAGGGGACGTCAAGTGTGCTGCTCCATTTGCTAAAGGACAGCCTGCTCAACAGCGGGCTGAAAGCCAAAGTCGGTGCCTTGCTGATTAAAGACGCACTAAAGGGAATTATTTCAAAGTTTGACACTGCCAAGTACGGCGGTGCGGTGCTTCTAGGAGTCAACGCTCCGGTGGTTAAAACGCACGGGCGGTCTGACGAGCGGGCAATTTATTTTACGCTTAAGCAAATTGATAAAATTTTACAAGAGAAAATTATCGACCAGTTTAAGCTGCAATTTGCTAAAATAAAATAA
- the acpP gene encoding acyl carrier protein, with translation MSKDEIFAKIQGLLADTFEVDKNKITNETNFTKDLDADSIDLVEFILQLEDEFGAEIPDEDAEKIATVGDAVDYIVAHQK, from the coding sequence ATGTCAAAAGATGAAATTTTCGCCAAGATTCAAGGATTACTTGCTGATACGTTTGAGGTTGATAAGAATAAAATCACAAATGAGACCAATTTCACCAAGGACTTAGATGCCGATTCAATCGACCTTGTTGAATTTATTTTACAATTAGAGGATGAATTTGGGGCAGAAATTCCTGATGAAGATGCCGAAAAGATTGCAACTGTAGGGGATGCAGTCGATTATATTGTGGCACATCAGAAGTAG
- a CDS encoding ABC transporter ATP-binding protein: protein MEKQSDLLLDIQHLHTAYRLQGKFYDAADDVNITLKRDEILAIVGESGCGKSTIAASIIGLYDQKNTKVTGDILYNELNLVGLNESLFNKIRGDKIGMIFQDPLASLNPLMRVGDQVAETLYYHTDMDDKARRARVIELFNQVGMPKPDEMYAMYPHELSGGLRQRVVIALAIACKPEIIIADEPTTALDVTIQAQILDLLEDIQRESHSGIILITHDLGVVAETADEVAVMYAGQIVEKADVRTIFEHPLHPYTRSLLNSMPQADASEDDDLHVIQGTVPSLKNMPREGDRFAARIPWIPASAHEEEPTMHEVEPGHWVRCTCWKTFHFQDEQEEVSGE, encoded by the coding sequence TTGGAGAAACAAAGTGATCTCTTACTGGACATTCAACATTTGCATACGGCTTACCGTCTGCAAGGAAAGTTTTATGACGCTGCGGATGATGTGAACATCACTCTGAAGCGTGATGAAATTTTGGCAATTGTTGGTGAATCCGGTTGTGGAAAGAGTACAATTGCTGCAAGTATTATTGGTTTATACGACCAGAAAAACACAAAGGTGACAGGGGATATTCTTTATAATGAATTGAATCTGGTAGGACTGAATGAATCGCTTTTTAATAAAATTCGTGGTGACAAGATTGGCATGATCTTCCAGGATCCGCTAGCCAGCCTTAATCCGTTGATGCGGGTTGGTGACCAGGTCGCTGAAACCTTGTACTACCATACGGATATGGATGACAAGGCACGTCGTGCCCGCGTGATTGAATTGTTCAATCAGGTAGGGATGCCGAAGCCGGATGAAATGTATGCGATGTACCCGCACGAGCTTTCCGGCGGTTTGCGGCAGCGTGTAGTTATTGCATTGGCGATTGCCTGCAAACCAGAGATCATTATTGCTGATGAGCCGACAACGGCTTTGGATGTAACGATTCAGGCTCAGATTTTGGACTTGCTTGAAGATATTCAGCGTGAATCACATTCCGGAATCATTTTGATTACCCACGATTTGGGCGTTGTGGCTGAAACCGCTGATGAAGTAGCGGTTATGTATGCCGGACAAATTGTTGAAAAGGCTGATGTGAGAACTATTTTTGAACACCCGCTTCATCCATACACAAGATCGCTTCTGAATTCAATGCCGCAAGCAGATGCTTCTGAAGATGACGACTTGCACGTTATTCAGGGAACTGTTCCATCATTAAAGAATATGCCGCGTGAAGGTGACCGGTTTGCTGCAAGGATTCCATGGATTCCCGCAAGTGCTCATGAAGAAGAACCAACGATGCATGAGGTTGAACCTGGACATTGGGTAAGGTGTACTTGCTGGAAGACATTCCACTTTCAAGATGAGCAAGAAGAAGTAAGTGGGGAATAA
- a CDS encoding ATP-binding cassette domain-containing protein, producing the protein MANEIIQIKDLKVHYPIRSGFWNRITDYVRAVDGITIAINEGETYGLIGESGSGKSTTGKAIVGVEPVTSGKIIYKGMDITRARNRRKLHYNKDVQMIFQDSLSSLNPRKRIEDIIAEPIRNFENLTTDQERERVQELLDIVGMPSDSLYKYPHEFSGGQRQRIGVARAVATNPKLIVADEPTSALDLSVQAQVLNFMKHIQQQYDIAYLFISHDLGVVKHMSENLAIMHRGRIVELGTREDIYNHPMHIYTKRLLSAIPVVDVDHREEHKKERARVEKEFQENQSKWYDKDGRVYPLQLVAPGHWVALPKNQVAQELNEKESD; encoded by the coding sequence ATGGCGAACGAAATAATTCAAATCAAAGATTTAAAAGTCCATTATCCAATTCGTTCCGGTTTTTGGAACCGAATAACTGACTATGTGCGTGCAGTTGATGGCATTACTATCGCGATTAATGAAGGTGAAACCTATGGTTTGATTGGTGAATCAGGTTCGGGTAAGTCAACCACTGGGAAGGCAATTGTTGGTGTTGAGCCGGTTACCAGCGGCAAGATCATTTATAAGGGGATGGATATTACTAGAGCTCGTAACAGAAGAAAGTTGCATTATAATAAAGACGTGCAGATGATCTTCCAGGATTCGCTTTCTAGCCTTAATCCGCGAAAACGGATTGAAGATATCATTGCCGAACCGATTCGCAACTTTGAAAATCTGACAACGGATCAGGAACGGGAACGGGTACAAGAATTACTTGATATCGTTGGAATGCCGAGTGATTCGTTGTACAAGTACCCCCATGAATTTTCCGGTGGTCAGCGGCAGCGAATCGGTGTGGCGCGGGCAGTTGCAACTAACCCGAAGCTGATTGTTGCCGATGAGCCGACCAGTGCCTTGGATTTGTCTGTTCAGGCCCAGGTGTTGAATTTTATGAAGCATATTCAGCAGCAGTATGACATTGCTTATCTGTTTATTTCCCATGACTTGGGTGTTGTTAAGCATATGTCAGAGAATCTGGCGATTATGCACCGGGGTCGAATCGTTGAATTAGGTACCCGTGAGGATATTTATAATCACCCAATGCATATCTATACCAAGCGTCTGCTTTCAGCAATTCCAGTGGTTGATGTTGATCACCGCGAGGAACATAAGAAAGAACGTGCACGGGTTGAAAAAGAATTCCAGGAAAACCAGAGTAAATGGTACGACAAAGATGGGCGGGTTTATCCGCTGCAGCTTGTTGCCCCAGGACACTGGGTTGCTCTTCCGAAAAATCAAGTGGCACAAGAATTAAACGAAAAGGAGAGTGACTAA